The DNA segment AGCGCTTCGCATAACATTGGTACCTACAGGGTGTGGAATCCTAGTAATTTTATATTTGATGCATCTGCAGTGTCCAATATATAGCGACGCAAGCACGTCTAAAACCTCCATGTGCCCTTTGGGGGAAGGAATGGCGGTACGGATTACTGCGCTTCTTGTACGCTGTTGTTTCTTTCGGCGTTCTTTAATTTACACAGCGAAAATGGGCGCCTATCGCAGACAGACAGGAGTATTTGTGCACCCTCTTTCTACCTCCATGAACCACGAAAATGCTTTCATTGGACGCTCTTTCATGTGTAAGCAGTTTGTCGTGTCGCCATGGCGATGCAGCGAAGCAACAGCATATGCCGTGCTGATTTAGGTCGTCCTTTATGCGTAATATACCGGCCTTCATTTCTGTTACTTCCTCTGCTTTACCTCTGTTTTTACCTCATTCCGCTTCTTTGTATTTCTTCTCTCGTAGCTCTTTTCTCCCTTTGTGTGGGTTCCTACGACTGCGGCAATATATCTTGCCTCCGCGTGTCTTCTGTTGCCGATCACAGCTACAAGGCAGCCAATTTGCGGAGCTTGTGGGATTGTACCAGGTGCGCTTTCCGTGATGCTGCTTTTTGGCTCTCGTTACTCCTTCACAAATTGGCCTCTGAACACGCCAGCGTCAATCGGCTGCTCCTTTGTTGGCCGCTAAGCTATTTACTTGTAGTCTTCCTTCGCGCTTCGGTATCCAGGTAACCGGAGTGCAGCGTCGGCTCTTGCTGAATACGCTCTTGCCACGAATGCTCCGCATTATATGTattgttttcttgcttttgttgcttcTATTTCTTCTTTCTACGCCAATTTATTCAAGGTTAAAATATcccctaattttttttctgcccttctCAATTTTATTCTGTATTTCGAGTTTACACATTCCACGCCAGATGAGCTGCGCCCCTGAAGCGCTTTTTACTTTGCTCAttttaaattcaaattcaaattcaaattctttatttttcaatgaaaatacaataaaagtgtgtccagtactgtttggatccgtagccgtaggctagttatgggtccaagaaatgaaattatctAATGCAGACACTTCGTCACATAAACAATAAAAACTTGGAAAAGTGGAGAGGGGAATATATACATAATACATATGACAGAAACAAGGCATAACAAGAAACAGTTGATTCAATTCAAAAACATCGTGCACGCTATATATAGTAAATGAAATGTAAACAGCAGATAGATAGATGTCTTGTAACTTGTTTAAAGCATGCGCTGAAAGAATTTTTTAGCTGTAAGTGCAAAATTTTGAGCGTATTTTATTTCTTCtggaagagtgttccatatcTGAACACCAGTGAATGATAGCCGTCGTTCTCCATAAACGTTGTGCGTGGGAGGTAGATTAAAGTTGCCTAATAATACATTTCTGGTAGTACGCGATGATGTATGAAAGAGGGACATATGGAAGGGGTGGTTATTTCTTACGATACTGTTTACGACAGTTGCTGTTTTTAGGAGGCGTAGTGCATCGAAGGGTAATATGCGTAGATCGTGGAATAATGGGTTGCTGGGGTGATCCTGCTTAGATTGCGTTATTATTCGTAATGAtcgtttctgcaattttctgatTGGCTGGAGATAACTATTGTAGGTCCATCCCCATGATTCCAGACAGTATGATAGGTGACTGTGGATAAAGGAGAAATATAATATACGTAATGTGCTTGTGTCAAAAAAGTCACGTGCTTGAAGCAGTTTATAACACCCCGATGCCACCTTCGCCCCAACTGCTAATAAATGGTCTTGCCAGTGAAGGTTACTATCAAAGattacgccaagatatttaaaaCATGGGGTATATTCTAGTAGAGAGTTGTCAATACTAATGTTTACAGAGTTGGCATCTACTTGTTTTCTGCGGGAGTGAaatatagtatattttgttttcttgacattTACAGTAAGCTTGTTGGCTGTAAACCATTTAGAGAGGTTTGCCAAATCTACGTTTGCTTTGGACTTTATTTCTTCGATGCTATTGCTTGTAATTATTATAGCAGCgtcgtctgcatacatcagcATTTTTCCGAATTTTAAGACACATGGAAGGTCGGAAACGTATATAGAAAAAAGTATGGGTCCCAAGACAGACCCTTGGGGCACGCCTGCATGAATACGTTGTGGTGACGATGAGACATCATTTATGACGACTATCTGATGACGTTCATTGAAGTAGCTAGAAAACAAATCGAAAATCTGTTCCCGGAAACCGTAGTGCTTTAGCTTGTACAAAAGGATGGAATGGTTGACCGTATCGAAAGCCTTCTTTAAATCTAGAAAGACTACAGCTACAAGTTTGTTGTCATTTAAAGCACTGTTTATAATGTGGGCTAAAGACTGCACCGCTGATGAGGTTGaatggtttggccgaaaaccatGTTGCTGTGGGCAAATTATGTTATATTTGTGTATAAAGCTATTGATTCGATTCGCAAGGATTTTCTCGAAAAGTACATTAATGGCGCTGAGCACGGATATTGGTCGGTAACTAGAAGGGCTTGAGCGATCGCCGTCTTTGTATATTGGGACAACTCGGGCTGTTTTTAGTGACGTTGGGTACGTGGCGGTTGCAAGTGAGTGATTGAAGACGTGGCATAATATGGGACCCAGAAcatcaatattttcttttaacATACGTACTGTAATTTCATCTATACCTGCAGCTTTATTACTATTCATGGTTGCTAATGTTGAGTGTATCTCGTTAAGTTCAATGTCATCCATACGAAAGGAGTTTGGGAGTGGGCTTGGTAACAAAGAATTTATATCTGTATTATTCACATTGGCACCTGAAGAAATTCCAACAGTAGTGAAATATGAATTAAAGCTGTTTACAACATTCTGATCAACCACGTCCGGAAACGTTTGTTTGTGTGGCTTGCCTACAACGCTATTCACGATTTCCCACAGTTTTTTAGAGTTACCGGAGCTCTGTTCAATTAAACGTGtatagtattctttttttcgtgtACGCATAACTGCCACAGATTTATTGCGTACCTTTTTGTACTGACTCAAGTAATAGCTGTTGTCCTTATGCTGTTTCCATTTATGATACCAAAAGTCCTTCTGCTGcaatactgctaaaatctgctcCGTCATCCAGGGTGAGACGGGCAACTTATATGAGCGAACAGATGTTTGAATACTGCTGCTAGTTTTACCGCAAGTCAGGATGTCGATTAGATTGGAGAATTCTATGTCGACGTCATCGTGGTATATGGCACTAGTGTCGATTAACTGGATATTCGATCTCAGCAAAGCGTAGTCAATCCTCGTACTTACTTTGGCGTGCGTTAATTTAGGTTTTATGACGTCTTTGACCGTTACTTAGGTGGGGAGATGGTCTGAGATGGGTTGGTTGCATACCCCGCCATTAATATTGGAGGTTATATTAGTTAAAACATGATCAATGACAGTTGCGGATGTACTTGTTATTCTAGTGGGGACAGTGATGAGATTTTTAAAATTAAAGGACTCCAGTAGATACGTGTAGTCACTATGGTTTGTATGACTGGTGTCTATGTTAACGTCACCACTAATTATAACCGGACCTTTGTGTCGTGACACTAGTGTAAAAAATATAGATTCAACTTTTTGAAGAAATAAAGATACAGGTGAATTGGGTGGGCGATATACGACACCTATGATAGCAGAGTTGTCCAGTCTGATAAATAAGGCTTCGATATCAGATGTGCTGCAGGAGACATTGGGCAATGCTGAGTAGGTGCGACTGTTATGAACAAAAAGGGCTACACCACCACCGCGCGAAAGTGAATCACGTGGATGAGAAATTGTGAGGCAATCAGGAATAACAACATCTTCACCTTTTTTGAGCCAAGTTTCAGATCTTGCAATGACATCATAGTGTTTTTGGTACTGAAGAAGATAAGCAAGAAGCAAGTTCAAGTTCCTTCTTAAACTGCGTATATTGCTGTGGAATATGTGCAAGCTACTATTGTCCATCTTCGTGAACGCCATGTCTCTGCCAAGAGGTAGCTGCGGCTAGGAGTCAGTTACTAGACAATTTTTGAAAGATCATCTTCACATGTCACATGGACGACTTTCGAATTGTCTGCTTTCCTCGCCAGGATTTTACCATTTGAAACCCAGGCAAACTtccagcctttttcttttttcaaatggaTGGTCTTGCCTAGCAAGATTTTGTTTTCAGGGCAGAGGTGGTCATTCACAAAGATTGGGTCGTTATCCTCAAAGCCAATCATCTTTGTGTTCAATCGGTTTTTCTTGGCTGCTTTAAAGAATTTGTCCCGCGCACACCTTGAGTTGAACTTCATGATTATGTTTGGAAGCCCTGATCCTTTAACAGGAACTCTATGCGCGATATCTATGTCGCTAGCAGAGAGATCCAACTTCAGGCACTTGGCCACCTTCTGGACTGTGTCATTTAAGTTCTCGTTCTCTGTCTCTGGCACTCCTTTTAGTTCAATGTTGTTGCGCCTACTATATTGCTTCAATTCAACAAGATCCTTTTTTAAGTCCCCCAGGCTTTTCCTTAGCCTCTGGCATTCTCCTTCATTGTCTTCACTCCGCTTCTTCACCGCAGTGAGCTCCTGGCGTAAATTCTGCATTTCGCTTTTGAACTCATCGAAGCTCTCACTGTTGAACTCAACGGATTGTTTTTGTTGTGTCGGCTGGCGCTCATCGTGATAAGAGCACTctgcgaagtgcgcatgcgccactaaatGTTAAAAGCAGAGTGCCCCTTGCTAgcggccctctctttcttgtcgaGCCTCAACCCACAAGCATGGGTTAATAAACGTCGTTCACCCGGAACTTGCCTGATCCTTTTCGACACGCCTGGCGCAAAACGTAACACGTGGCGACGAAGATCGGATTTTGAAGAGTTGCGCAGCGTCAAGGAAGGCAAGTGTTTTCGGCATTCAGCCTCTGTTCAGTATCGACGATTGAAGagtgctgctttttcttttcttcgctgacTGATATCATGAACGAAGAAGCCAGTGCAGGTTCGACGCAGTTTGCTGCTCAACTGGGCCAGATGGAACCATTCGACGTTTCCACGAATGACTGGGCGTCGTACGAAgaacggctgacgtcgtttcttaTCGTCAACCGCGTTCCCGAAGGTGACAGAGTACATGCATTCCTGAGCATCATAGGCCCCAGTACCTATAGTCTTCTGAAATCACTGGTTGCCCCGGAGCTGCCTTCTGCCAAGAGCTTCGAGGTACTAACGAAGACGCTGGGGGACCATCTGTCGCCGAAACCATCGGTCATTGGCGAGCGAGCGAAGTTCCACAGGAGGAAGCAAGTCGAAGGCGAGTCCATTTCTGATTACGTTGCCGAGCTACGGAAGCTAGCACGAACCTGTGATTTTGGAAGCGCTTTAGATGAATCCCTCCGGGATCGCTTCGTCTGCGGCCTGTTAAGAGAGGATATACAGCGAGTGCTGCTCACCGAGGATAGCAAGCTTACGTTTCAGAGAGCGGTAGAGCGCGCTGTGGCTATGGAGGCGGCAACAAAAAGCACTGCGGAAGCCCGTACAGATGTGTCTACAGCCAACCCCATGCATAAGGTACAGGCGACTTCGAGTGTCAAGTCGCACGCATGTTTTCGCTGCGGGTCGCCGAAACATTCCGGCAAAGAATGTCCCCACGTAAATGACAAAtgctttaagtgcaacaaaagggGACACCTGCAACGAGTTTGCCGTAGCCCCTCCGGCCAGTCGCGGGGGAAACGCCCCATCAAGGACACTGTAAAAACGCTATCGGTGGTATTCCGCTCGGAAGTGGTAGCCGTAAGGGGCGTATCTGCTCCCAGTATTGAGCCCATCATGGCACCGATGAAAGTAAATGATGTGACAGTCCCTATGGAGCTAGATACAGGTGCCGCCGTCACAGTCATGCCTTTCAAACAATACCGCCAATTTCTTTCATCAGCCAGGCTCAACCCGACAGAAGTGAAGCTCCGCACCTATACAGGAGCCCTGGTGATCCCAAAAGGCGTCCTGCAAGTCAAGGTGCAGCACGGTGGCAACACGGCGAGCCTTCCTCTATACGTCGTCGACAAGGAGGGGCCACCGTTGCTGGGTCGGGAATGGCTTCAGGCAATTAGGCTGGAGTGGAACAAAATCTGGAACGTCCACCATCTGCCAAGGTCAGTGCTGCCTTTTTCTTGTCGTTTAGAGGAAAGGCTGCACGCCTTGATCACAAAGTACGACTCTCTATTTAAAGATGAGTTAGGCATGATTACAGAAGAAAGGGCCGAGCTGTATTTCAAGCCTAATCAGGCACCGAAGTTTCTCAAAGCAAGAAACGTGCCGTTCGCACTGCAAAAGGCGGTTGAGCTTGAACTTTCGAAGATGGAAAAAATGGGCATCATAACGGCCGTTGCCACATCAGATTACGCAACGCCAGTGGTACCCGTTATCAAGAAAGACGGTGGCATACGCCTCTGTGGCGATTATAAGGTGACAGTGAATCCGTGCCTTGACGTCACGCGCTACCCGTTGCCGAAGGTCGATGACTTATTCGCGGCTCTGTGTGGAGGCACACATTTTTCAAAGATTGACCTGAACCGCGCTTATCAGCAAGTGGTCATGTCTGATGCCTCAAAGCAATACCTAACCTTGAACACCCACAAGGGATTGTTTGTCGTCAACCGATTACCTTTTGGAATCGCTTCCGCGCCGGGGATATTCCAAAAGATAATGGACACGATGTTGAAGGACCTCAAGGTTGTTTGCTGCTACCTAGATGATATTTTGGTAACTGGGAAAACACTAGAATACCACTTAGCTAATCTCGAAGCGCTGCTGGAGCGTCTTCAAAGCCGAGGTGTCAGggtaaagaaagagaagtgctcgTTTTTTCAAAGCTAACTTCACTACCTTGGGCACAAAATCAGCGCTGAAGGAATTTGCCCATTGTCAGAAAAAGTTGACGCACTTATCCAGGCACCAGAGCCGAAATCAAAAAAGCAGCTTCAGTCTTTGTTGGGCGTTGTCAACTATTACAGCAAGTTCGTGCCCCAGCTAGCAACGATAGCTCAACCATTTTTCAGACTTCTGCAAAAAAAGGTAGCGTGGCACTGGGACGAGCATGCTAGAAAAGCGTTCAACCAAGTGAAAGCGCTATTGGCACAACCACCTACGTTCGCACACTATGACCCTGAAAGACAACTTAGGCtgtcatgcgacgcgtctcagtatgGTGTAGGAGCAGTCCTATTTCATGTCTACGATGACGGAAGGGCACGGCCCAGTGCTTACGCTTCACGAACGCTATCTGAAGCGGAAAAGAAATACAGTCAACTGGAGAAAGAAGCATTAGCCATCATTTTCGGTGTAAAGAAGTTCCACTTCTACCTTTATGGGCGCTCATTCACCTTGGTCACAGACCATAAGCCTCTTCAAACAATATTGGGCCCGACAACCGGTATTCCCACCATCGCAGCTGCTCGTTTGCAACGCTGGGCCATTACATTGGCAGCCTACTCTTACAATCTTATCTTCAAGAAATCGAGCGAGAACGCGGAAGCAGATTTCTGCTCGCGTCTGCCGCTGCCAGATCTTGAAGCGGAaaccaaagaaacagaagaaacatTTTATTCGTTGCGATTGAACTCGTTGCCTGTTTCTAGTCGAGATATCGCGGCTGCCACATGTAAAGACCGAATTCTTTGTCAAGTGAAGGAATTCACAAATGTGGGATGGCCCGCGTCGATCAAGGATGAACAGTTGAAGCCTTTTTTTCGCAGATGCAACGAACTGACGGTGCATCAGGGATGCGTCATGCTGGGCGCAAGAGTAGTCGTGCCTGCAAAGCTGCAAGGGTTCGTTCTGGACGAACTCCATGACGGCCATCCCGGCATCGTGCGCAGCAAAGAACTAGCACGCAGCTACGTGTGGTGGCCAACTCTTGAGGCGGACCTCGAACTTCGTATCAAAAGCTGCGCTAGTTGTCAAGAGCAACGTAACGCTCCAATCAACGCACCTCTTCACCCGTGGTCATGGCCGACTTCACCGTGGCAGCGTGTTCACGTAGACTTTGCGGGACCTTTTCAGAATACCATGCTTTTAGTGGTGGTCGACGCACATTCTAAATGGCCAGAGCTTTTCGAAATGAGATCGACAACTACAGAAAGCACGATTAGTTGTTTGACTGAGCTCTTCGCACGTTTTGGTTACCCTGAAACAATTGTTTCCGATAATGGACCTCAATTTGTTTCGCAGGAGTTCAAGCACTTCGTGCAGGCAATGGGAGCGCGCCACGTCCTCACGGCTCCCTACCACCCCAGCTCCAATGGGTTGGCAGAGCGTTTCATCCAGACCTTAAAGAATGCACTGCGCAAAGACTGCACAGGAGGAACATTGCAGGTAAAGCTGCATAAATTTTTGCTGTCGTATCGCAACACGCCACATGCGACGACTCGTGAATCACCAGCGGCGTTGCTCCTAGGACGACGCTTACGCAGTCGGCTAGATGCCGTAAAGCCTTCCGTTGGGGAAAGAGTAGCACACAGACAGTGCACTCAGGCATTAAGTCGTCCGTGTCGCGAACGTCACTTCTTGGTAGGCGACAGCGTGTTAGCACGTAATTATTCTGGAAAACCAAAGTGGGCTCCCGCTGCGATTGTTGCTCACACAGGACCTCTCTTTCCAAGTACGTGCAACCACCCCGAGGGGCACCTTCACCTGGCGTCGTCACCAGGATCAGCTGCTACAGAGGCCTGCAGAGGACGTTACCCCTAGGCATGGAACAGCTGGCGAAGTTACGACCAGCGAGTTCCTGTTTTATCCCGAGACTGCCGGCGCACCAGTGCCTTCCAGTCCACAACCGCCCATGGTAACTCCGGTTGCGCAACAGGCAACACCAGCACCCGCCGAGGCAAGACGCTACCCCATGCGAAATCGTTGCCCGCCGGATAGATTCTAAGCTGGACTCTGAGTGACTGTGTGCTCCATTAAAACTGGAGGTGTTGTGTCGGCTGGCGCTCATCGTGATAAGAGCACTctgcgaagtgcgcatgcgccactaaatGTTAAAAGCAGAGTGCCCCTTGCTAgcggccctctctttcttgtcgaGCCTCAACCCACAAGCATGGGTTAATAAACGTCGTTCACCCGGAACTTGCCTGATCCTTTTCGACACGCCTGGCGCAAAACGTAACAGTTTCATGGTCATTACGTCAGTCCTAAGTTCGGCTACGGCCTCGATAAACTTCGCTGTCAGTTCATTGAACAGCTTTGCTAGTTCCTTAATAGAATTTGGTGCCTTTTCAGACATGGATCTGGCAAAATCCTTCAACACATCCATAGTCTGCAAAACCTCTGAATCCGGCTCGAACAACGACAAAAAGATGCAAAGTAACAAATGGCAAAAATTTCAAACCACGTTCAGAGCAGGCCGGCAGCTACGCCAATAGTTATTGCATAACAAGGTGTCTGAAAGGCCCGCCTGCGATGCGTAAGAGCGACTGGTTAGCAATCGTTGCAGAACGGCTACCAGCCTGCTCTGAAGTCTTACTCTGAACCTGCTCTGAAGTCTTACCAGCCTGCTCTGAAGTCTTACTTATTACCAATGAAATGTTtcaagcagaaaaagaaatcgcGACGCCACTGCGCTCGCACCGAGAGGAAAACCTGAGTAGAGAGAAATATGTAGTCTCGAAGATTCGGAAACACTGCGCTCATTCGATATGTGAATTTCTGCTGTAAACTATTTGCGAGATCCTGATGCATCTGATGCAGAGAGTCAAATTTTATATGAGTGCAAGCAGGCATACATCCACCCTACGCTCCCCACTCTATTATAAGAGAGCTACAGGTATACCGAAGGCCATATGAGACCCGTGAACGCATTGCTAGCCTTTGCGCAAATGAAAATGCAGCGCCATGGAATAAtgcttgctgtcttttttttaatgttatttgAGGTTAACGCATTAACAGCGCTTTTAGGGTTCATATAACATCGGCAGACATTAAGAATACAGTTCAATGCAATTATTAGGTTATACCACAAGGCAACAATTACGCATAAAGATCATCCACTTTAAAAAcatcaaatttcgcattagcgatATGCAGAAATAAATCGCACGTATTGATACGATTGCCGCCATTTATGAGATTCATCAATAGAATTGTGCTTCGACAAAAATGCATTACCGGTAAGTCAGCTCTAAAATAATATAAAACAGATAAAATTTCACTAAGCGAACAACGACAGTTTATTGCCGTAGGAGGGCACAGTCAGGTTATTGATGGCAGCTCTCGTTTAGTCAGAAGGCAAAGCAATCAACGGAATTTGTGTGACACACTACATGGTTGTAAAGCCCCACCTATATGTGCTGAACAAGCAAgctgtcaggagtgacaagcgttaacgaagaaagaggacgaggaagaaggagtggagcgggcgcgtggagccgccatcttggagaaggggcacgcgcagggaaggacgtggtggccagggcgcagcgttccaggagaagacggccggagatcgcctctctgggtcctgccccaagtcctaggcgacacatcgacgtcccgcccgagtaccaggctcggcgagcagatgtccgacgtccccggaactaccgctggcccggacctacccgccaggacacgtcagcgt comes from the Dermacentor variabilis isolate Ectoservices chromosome 2, ASM5094787v1, whole genome shotgun sequence genome and includes:
- the LOC142570436 gene encoding uncharacterized protein LOC142570436, whose translation is MQNLRQELTAVKKRSEDNEGECQRLRKSLGDLKKDLVELKQYSRRNNIELKGVPETENENLNDTVQKVAKCLKLDLSASDIDIAHRVPVKGSGLPNIIMKFNSRCARDKFFKAAKKNRLNTKMIGFEDNDPIFVNDHLCPENKILLGKTIHLKKEKGWKFAWVSNGKILARKADNSKVVHVTCEDDLSKIV